The Caulifigura coniformis genome includes a region encoding these proteins:
- a CDS encoding efflux RND transporter permease subunit, with protein sequence MRWRIPLLLLSVAITGVALPLSLKVDLDQSIESFFAPTDPLLQGYQESRAAFGGDEFVLVAYEKEDISSPNSLKEIAEFSKELSEIQGISRESTQDLASTLTASTASVLNVLPRLIRPSARRAIRERLIEFSEHLLIGGDDNVTAIILRLIPEKDSPVDRKQTYREIRKLAADHDPPAFVAGEPIQVNEMFRYVERDGRVLGLASTTLMVLAILIMFRRIRWVILPIVIVQMTLIWTKAILYLLGMQLSMVSSMLTSLLTIIGVATVVHVIVLFRDWRRDAEPEKAFCMTWFLAASPVFWVTITTVVGFAALLTSEITPIRSFAWMMSIGTTLLLVTFPMVLPGGVLLGKQEAPTQFSKFEQRIAGLLDGTTTFTNAHPWPTMIVTGVICVVAILGCLKQRVETDFSKNFRPGSEIVQSIRFFESKLGGVGSWEVNFKAPRELTTEFIGKVRQLTDDLRNVATADGTKLTKVISITDGLDLIPPIIADDWIVKRSWLNDLQPEFEPSLYSAEHERMRIVLRAQEQQPAERKLELISKVEQAAGNAFPEARTTGLYVLLANLISSVLGDQLTSAFWACVGMVACIWLAFRSFRIAMLSLVPNVLPILFVCGFVGWMDIPVNIGVAMVASVSLGLTIDASIMYLTEYLRIRKTGGTHDMAIHETHGGAALALVLASIALIAGFAVLTVSEFIPLAFFGAMVSVAMIGGLLGNLVLLPVMLRWLPADFMKKAPVETVDDVTTAELENSTP encoded by the coding sequence GTGCGCTGGCGAATCCCGCTGTTGTTGCTTTCGGTGGCGATCACGGGGGTCGCCCTGCCCCTCTCGCTGAAAGTCGATCTCGACCAGTCGATCGAGTCGTTTTTTGCGCCGACAGATCCGCTTCTGCAGGGATACCAGGAAAGCCGGGCCGCGTTCGGCGGTGACGAATTCGTCCTCGTGGCGTACGAAAAGGAGGACATCTCGTCCCCCAATTCGTTGAAGGAGATTGCGGAGTTCTCGAAAGAACTGAGCGAGATTCAAGGGATCAGCAGGGAGAGCACGCAGGATCTCGCGAGCACGCTCACGGCGTCGACGGCCTCGGTGCTGAATGTGCTTCCGCGACTGATCCGGCCCTCCGCGCGACGCGCGATCCGCGAGCGGCTGATCGAGTTCTCCGAGCATCTGCTGATCGGCGGCGACGACAACGTCACGGCGATCATCCTCCGCCTGATCCCCGAGAAGGACTCGCCCGTCGATCGCAAGCAGACGTACCGGGAGATCCGGAAACTGGCGGCGGACCATGATCCGCCGGCGTTCGTCGCGGGCGAGCCGATCCAGGTGAACGAGATGTTCCGCTACGTGGAGCGGGACGGCCGCGTGCTGGGGCTGGCGTCGACCACGCTGATGGTGCTGGCGATCCTGATCATGTTCCGGAGGATCCGCTGGGTGATCCTGCCGATCGTGATCGTGCAGATGACGCTGATCTGGACGAAGGCGATCCTGTACCTGCTGGGGATGCAGCTGAGCATGGTCAGCTCGATGCTGACGAGCCTGCTCACGATCATCGGCGTTGCGACGGTGGTCCACGTCATCGTGCTGTTTCGGGACTGGCGGCGTGACGCCGAGCCCGAGAAGGCGTTCTGCATGACGTGGTTTCTGGCGGCGTCGCCGGTGTTCTGGGTCACGATCACGACGGTCGTCGGATTCGCCGCGCTGCTGACGAGCGAGATCACGCCGATCCGCAGCTTCGCGTGGATGATGAGCATCGGCACGACGCTGCTGCTGGTGACATTTCCGATGGTGCTGCCGGGAGGCGTGCTGCTGGGCAAACAGGAAGCGCCGACCCAGTTCTCGAAGTTCGAGCAGCGGATTGCGGGCCTCCTCGACGGGACGACCACGTTCACGAACGCTCATCCGTGGCCGACGATGATCGTCACCGGGGTGATCTGCGTCGTCGCGATACTGGGCTGCCTGAAGCAACGGGTGGAGACCGACTTCAGCAAGAATTTCCGGCCGGGGAGCGAGATCGTGCAGTCGATCCGGTTCTTCGAATCGAAGCTCGGCGGAGTCGGCAGCTGGGAGGTGAACTTCAAGGCGCCTCGCGAGCTGACGACGGAGTTCATCGGGAAGGTGCGGCAACTCACGGACGACCTGCGGAACGTCGCCACGGCCGACGGGACGAAGCTGACGAAGGTCATTTCGATCACCGACGGCCTGGACCTGATTCCGCCGATCATCGCGGACGACTGGATCGTGAAGCGGAGTTGGCTGAACGACCTGCAGCCTGAGTTCGAGCCTTCGTTGTACAGCGCTGAGCATGAGCGGATGCGGATCGTGCTCAGGGCCCAGGAGCAGCAGCCGGCCGAGCGGAAGCTGGAGTTGATTTCCAAGGTCGAGCAGGCGGCGGGGAACGCGTTCCCGGAGGCGCGGACGACGGGGCTCTATGTGCTGCTGGCGAACCTCATCAGCAGTGTTCTGGGGGATCAGTTGACGAGCGCGTTCTGGGCGTGCGTCGGGATGGTGGCCTGCATCTGGCTGGCGTTCCGCAGCTTCCGGATCGCGATGCTTTCGCTGGTGCCGAACGTCCTGCCGATCCTGTTCGTCTGCGGATTCGTCGGGTGGATGGATATTCCGGTGAACATCGGCGTGGCGATGGTGGCCAGCGTTTCACTGGGGCTGACGATCGACGCGAGCATCATGTACCTCACGGAGTACCTGCGGATCCGCAAGACCGGGGGAACGCATGACATGGCGATTCACGAGACGCACGGCGGCGCTGCCCTGGCGCTGGTCCTGGCCTCGATCGCACTGATCGCCGGCTTCGCGGTGCTGACGGTGTCGGAGTTCATCCCGCTGGCGTTCTTCGGTGCGATGGTCAGCGTGGCGATGATCGGCGGCCTGCTGGGCAACCTGGTGCTGCTGCCAGTGATGCTGAGGTGGTTGCCGGCCGACTTCATGAAGAAGGCCCCGGTGGAGACGGTGGACGACGTGACGACGGCGGAACTCGAGAATTCGACGCCGTAG
- a CDS encoding serine/threonine-protein kinase codes for MIVSLDLFLNTLRRSRLLSEEALAAEVAQFRAHSQGRKDARNFAETLCRKRLLSVWQAQNLLAGKHRGYFLGGYTLQGLIGKGGMSFVYLAEHRLLKRRCAIKVLPAAKAANPALLARFHREARAAATLDHPNVVRMLDGGEIADGASTVHYLVMEYIEGPTLFDVVRHSGPLAVAKAIDVIRQAARGLQHVHAAGLVHRDIKPENLIIDDRGVVRLMDLGLARFVESNEAQLTIQLEGRVLGTANYCAPEQAIDSHRADARADIYSLGCTLYFLLAGRPPFHEGSLAQRLLAHQNATPAGIETLRSDVPPALCSLLRRMMAKSPKERIGTAGEIADALDRMLDSEGRVRKPEAPRAVAAAARPTRLSSDPSPFPELREAIAKVTSVERAVAMLKSDLSDERPRRSGPRTGRPPQAMDFRRARELRRKTSGQRLVASVTASLAVLLSTLATWSPPIQAGSTRTVASVVRRPQEAAAPKISRPVPAPVSRARTVVARGPEGLRSG; via the coding sequence ATGATCGTCTCCCTGGACCTGTTTCTGAACACCCTCCGCCGCAGCCGGCTCCTCAGCGAGGAGGCGCTGGCAGCCGAGGTGGCGCAGTTCCGGGCGCATTCCCAAGGGCGGAAGGACGCCAGGAACTTCGCCGAAACCCTGTGTCGCAAGCGACTTCTGTCCGTGTGGCAGGCTCAGAACCTGCTCGCCGGCAAGCACCGGGGCTATTTCCTGGGGGGGTACACGCTGCAGGGACTGATCGGCAAAGGGGGGATGAGCTTCGTGTACCTGGCGGAGCACCGGCTGCTCAAACGCCGGTGCGCGATCAAGGTTCTTCCGGCCGCCAAGGCGGCGAATCCAGCGCTCCTGGCGCGGTTCCATCGGGAGGCGCGGGCGGCGGCGACGCTCGACCACCCGAACGTGGTGCGGATGCTCGATGGGGGCGAGATCGCCGACGGGGCGTCGACGGTGCATTACCTGGTGATGGAGTACATCGAGGGGCCGACGCTCTTCGATGTGGTGCGGCACTCCGGACCGCTCGCCGTCGCCAAGGCGATCGACGTCATCCGGCAGGCAGCGCGAGGGCTGCAGCATGTCCACGCGGCCGGCCTGGTCCACCGCGACATCAAGCCGGAGAACCTCATCATCGACGACCGGGGAGTCGTGCGGCTGATGGATCTGGGGCTGGCGCGGTTCGTGGAATCGAACGAAGCGCAGCTGACGATCCAGCTGGAAGGGCGCGTGCTGGGGACGGCGAACTACTGTGCTCCCGAGCAGGCGATCGACAGCCACCGGGCGGACGCGCGGGCCGACATCTACAGCCTGGGCTGCACACTGTACTTCCTGCTCGCCGGGCGGCCGCCATTCCACGAGGGCTCGCTGGCGCAGCGGCTGCTCGCCCATCAGAACGCGACCCCGGCGGGAATCGAGACGTTGCGTTCGGACGTCCCCCCTGCCCTCTGTTCGCTGCTGCGGCGCATGATGGCGAAGTCGCCGAAGGAGCGGATCGGCACGGCCGGGGAGATCGCCGATGCGCTGGACCGGATGCTCGACAGTGAAGGCCGGGTGCGGAAACCGGAAGCGCCCAGGGCGGTCGCCGCGGCTGCCCGGCCGACCCGCCTGTCGAGCGACCCGTCACCCTTCCCGGAGTTGCGGGAGGCGATCGCGAAAGTGACGTCGGTGGAGCGGGCGGTGGCGATGCTGAAGTCGGACCTGTCGGACGAGAGACCGCGACGTTCTGGCCCCAGGACAGGCCGGCCGCCCCAGGCGATGGACTTCCGGAGAGCGCGAGAACTGCGGCGGAAGACGTCGGGGCAGCGTCTCGTGGCGAGCGTGACGGCTTCGCTGGCCGTTCTCCTGTCGACGTTGGCGACGTGGAGCCCGCCGATCCAGGCGGGGAGTACCCGGACCGTGGCGTCGGTCGTGCGACGTCCACAGGAGGCCGCGGCTCCGAAGATTTCTCGCCCGGTTCCGGCGCCAGTCTCGCGAGCGAGAACGGTGGTTGCGCGAGGTCCGGAGGGGCTGCGATCGGGGTAG
- the fusA gene encoding elongation factor G — MSSPLAFIRNLGISAHIDSGKTTLSERILFYSGRIHKMNEVKGDGDGATMDFMDLEKERGITITSAATQVKWKEREGRGDFTINLIDTPGHVDFTVEVERSLRVLDGAVLVLCAVGGVQSQSLTVDRQMKRYGIPRIAFINKMDRTGADSAKVIKQIKEKLGIVPLPIQLPMGSGAQFEGIIDLIKMRALYFEGKQGETVRSEPIPEDYADAAQAARTEMLENLSMFDDNLMTALLEEAQIDELEIHRLIREATLAREIVPVMLGTAFKNKGVQELIDAVCRYLPSPEDRQIKATDLVATRKAKDAGESGDEAIKKVDLTTETDKPLVAMAFKTVVEAFGQLTYTRIYQGTLKKGETYLNSRMDKSTRIGRLLRMHADDREDIDSAGPGDIIAVVGVDCASGDTFCGGDVSYALESIYVPEPVIRLSIQPAQRDGADKLGKALERFRREDPTFRVMSDPETNETIIAGMGQLHLEIYVERIKREYKCDTIVGEPKVAYRETPTKQVEFNFKHKKQTGGSGQYAHIVGVLSPLGEDATETFLFENEVTQGRIPKDFIPPVEYGMGRALVKGPLSECEVVGVRVQLQDGSYHDVDSSQMSFEVAGFNCMRETLQKAGMALLEPIMKLEVETPDEYTGSLTGHLSSKRGVITGTDTRGNVTVINAEVPLASMFDYANELRSMTQGKAGFSMEFSRYKQVPRSIQEEVVERRAREKKERAAS, encoded by the coding sequence ATGTCCTCGCCTCTCGCCTTCATCCGTAATCTTGGTATCTCCGCCCATATCGATTCGGGCAAGACGACGCTCAGCGAGCGCATCCTGTTCTACTCCGGTCGCATCCACAAGATGAACGAAGTGAAGGGTGACGGCGACGGCGCGACCATGGACTTCATGGACCTCGAAAAGGAACGCGGCATCACCATCACCTCCGCCGCCACGCAGGTGAAATGGAAGGAACGCGAAGGTCGCGGCGACTTCACCATCAACCTGATCGATACGCCGGGGCACGTCGACTTCACCGTCGAAGTCGAACGCTCCCTCCGCGTTCTCGACGGCGCCGTCCTCGTCCTCTGTGCCGTCGGTGGCGTCCAGAGCCAGTCGCTCACCGTCGACCGCCAGATGAAGCGCTACGGCATCCCCCGCATCGCCTTCATCAACAAGATGGACCGCACCGGCGCCGACTCCGCCAAGGTCATCAAGCAGATCAAGGAAAAGCTCGGCATCGTGCCGCTTCCGATCCAGCTCCCCATGGGCTCCGGCGCGCAGTTCGAAGGCATCATCGACCTCATCAAGATGCGGGCCCTCTACTTCGAGGGCAAGCAGGGTGAAACGGTCCGCTCCGAGCCGATTCCGGAAGACTACGCCGACGCCGCCCAGGCCGCGCGCACCGAGATGCTCGAAAACCTCTCGATGTTCGACGACAACCTGATGACCGCGCTCCTGGAAGAGGCCCAGATCGACGAACTCGAAATCCACCGCCTGATTCGCGAAGCCACCCTGGCCCGCGAAATCGTCCCCGTCATGCTCGGCACGGCCTTCAAGAACAAGGGCGTGCAGGAACTCATCGACGCCGTCTGCCGTTACCTCCCCAGCCCCGAAGATCGTCAGATCAAGGCGACCGACCTGGTCGCCACCCGGAAGGCCAAGGACGCCGGCGAAAGCGGCGACGAAGCCATCAAGAAGGTCGACCTGACCACCGAGACCGACAAGCCGCTCGTCGCCATGGCGTTCAAGACGGTCGTCGAAGCCTTCGGCCAGCTCACGTACACCCGCATCTATCAGGGCACCCTGAAGAAGGGCGAAACGTACCTGAACTCCCGTATGGACAAGTCGACCCGTATCGGCCGCCTCTTGCGTATGCACGCTGACGACCGGGAAGACATCGACTCCGCCGGCCCTGGCGACATCATCGCCGTCGTGGGCGTCGACTGCGCTTCGGGTGATACCTTCTGCGGCGGCGACGTCTCGTACGCCCTGGAAAGCATCTACGTTCCCGAGCCGGTCATCCGCCTGTCGATCCAGCCGGCCCAGCGCGACGGCGCCGACAAGCTCGGCAAGGCTCTCGAACGGTTCCGCCGCGAAGATCCGACGTTCCGCGTGATGAGCGATCCCGAAACCAACGAGACGATCATCGCCGGCATGGGTCAGCTGCACCTCGAAATCTATGTCGAGCGCATCAAGCGCGAGTACAAGTGCGACACCATCGTCGGCGAGCCGAAGGTGGCCTACCGCGAAACCCCGACCAAGCAGGTCGAGTTCAACTTCAAGCACAAGAAGCAGACCGGTGGTTCGGGTCAGTACGCCCACATCGTCGGCGTGCTCAGCCCGCTCGGAGAAGACGCGACCGAAACCTTCCTGTTCGAGAACGAAGTCACCCAGGGCCGCATCCCGAAGGACTTCATCCCGCCGGTGGAATACGGCATGGGCCGCGCCCTGGTGAAGGGACCGCTCTCGGAGTGCGAAGTCGTCGGTGTCCGCGTCCAGCTGCAGGACGGCAGCTACCACGACGTCGACTCGTCGCAGATGTCGTTCGAAGTGGCTGGCTTCAACTGCATGCGTGAAACGCTCCAGAAGGCCGGCATGGCCCTCCTCGAGCCGATCATGAAGCTGGAAGTCGAAACGCCGGACGAATACACCGGCTCGCTGACGGGTCACCTGTCCAGCAAGCGCGGCGTCATCACCGGCACCGATACCCGCGGCAACGTCACGGTCATCAACGCCGAAGTGCCGCTGGCCAGCATGTTCGACTACGCCAACGAGCTCCGCTCGATGACGCAGGGCAAGGCCGGCTTCAGCATGGAATTCTCGCGGTACAAGCAGGTCCCGCGCAGCATCCAGGAAGAAGTCGTCGAACGCCGCGCCCGCGAGAAGAAGGAACGGGCCGCCAGCTAA
- a CDS encoding ArnT family glycosyltransferase, whose product MTHGLRRHDRAQWFVLLPFLLFALLVPLGPETPYSDDFDYAETAWYLADTGRLILSDWPSMTLAGHAAWGALFCKLGGNSYLMLRLSMFTLAALTSLALFHWARRYGHSPAFAAWCAITFALSPLTVVLQYTFLTDLTGAALATFLVLAGNRIADDWRPLPLLKFGLLAGVAYLSRQTAAIPFLVAFPMLLWKVLYWEGTWRKLLLMALPFIALVGGYQFWLMESHGVPANQQFSFLQLDQPAWHADRLLALVLGLGLHLAPMAAVLAVATGRGRRWRTFALGLAGIGFVVVCLSTSERWPILLHDDLFDLGLRAPETSPGGTPQPLRGPVWRLEGRSVSLAHAIALATATFSTLVLGMFCLAHRRPASLPSRGALPGLATLSLLATAGLLLFTPSLFDRYLFSLVPLAFLALLERIPTRVTSHPVGLGVGWGVTAVVGGLSLFGIQDGMQRSDTFWKTARHLHSLGVQPADVDAGMAYAGFFRYSPTYRGPQRIGPYLKQLAPAHFQSATARFSPLSLSANRPVCIEFEPLKDCRVVARFPFRSWFRAGELVVLVRNGVHDSSLPAPFVQWINSR is encoded by the coding sequence ATGACGCACGGTCTGCGGCGACACGATCGCGCACAATGGTTCGTCCTGCTCCCCTTCCTGCTGTTCGCCCTGCTCGTCCCGCTTGGCCCGGAAACCCCTTATTCCGACGACTTCGACTACGCCGAGACCGCCTGGTATCTCGCCGACACCGGTCGGCTCATCCTCTCTGACTGGCCATCGATGACGCTCGCCGGGCACGCCGCCTGGGGCGCGCTGTTCTGCAAACTCGGCGGCAACAGCTATCTCATGCTCCGGCTGTCGATGTTCACTCTCGCCGCCCTGACCTCCCTCGCCCTGTTCCACTGGGCCCGAAGGTACGGCCATTCGCCCGCGTTCGCCGCCTGGTGCGCCATCACGTTCGCCCTCAGCCCTCTCACCGTGGTGCTGCAGTACACCTTCCTCACCGACCTCACTGGCGCGGCCCTCGCGACATTCCTCGTGCTTGCAGGCAACCGGATCGCGGACGACTGGCGGCCGCTCCCCCTCCTGAAGTTCGGTCTCCTCGCCGGAGTCGCCTACCTCTCCCGCCAGACGGCCGCCATCCCGTTCCTCGTCGCGTTTCCGATGCTCCTGTGGAAAGTTCTCTACTGGGAAGGAACCTGGCGCAAGCTGCTCCTCATGGCGCTTCCGTTCATCGCGCTTGTCGGGGGATACCAGTTCTGGCTGATGGAAAGTCACGGCGTTCCCGCCAATCAGCAGTTCAGCTTCCTGCAGCTGGATCAGCCCGCCTGGCATGCCGACCGGCTCCTCGCTCTTGTCCTGGGTCTCGGTCTGCACCTGGCCCCGATGGCCGCCGTCCTGGCCGTGGCGACAGGGCGAGGGCGTCGGTGGAGAACATTCGCACTCGGCCTCGCTGGCATCGGTTTCGTGGTTGTCTGCCTGTCGACGTCCGAACGTTGGCCCATACTGCTGCACGACGACCTCTTCGACCTGGGACTCCGCGCGCCGGAAACGTCTCCCGGTGGAACTCCGCAGCCCCTCCGGGGGCCTGTCTGGCGGCTGGAAGGACGATCCGTTTCCCTGGCCCATGCCATCGCGCTCGCCACGGCCACGTTCTCGACGCTCGTCCTGGGGATGTTCTGCCTCGCGCATCGCCGGCCTGCGTCTCTGCCGTCGCGGGGAGCACTCCCCGGGCTCGCCACCCTGTCGCTGCTCGCCACGGCCGGACTGCTCCTCTTCACGCCATCTCTTTTTGATCGCTATCTCTTCTCGCTCGTTCCGCTCGCGTTCCTCGCCCTGCTGGAGCGCATCCCAACGCGTGTCACTTCGCACCCCGTTGGTCTGGGAGTCGGCTGGGGAGTGACAGCCGTCGTCGGCGGTCTGTCTCTGTTCGGCATTCAGGACGGAATGCAGCGCTCGGACACCTTCTGGAAGACCGCCCGCCACCTTCATTCACTCGGCGTTCAGCCGGCTGACGTCGATGCCGGAATGGCCTATGCCGGATTCTTCCGGTATTCGCCGACCTATCGCGGCCCTCAAAGGATCGGACCCTATCTGAAGCAACTCGCGCCGGCTCATTTTCAGTCCGCCACGGCGAGGTTCAGCCCCCTGTCGCTCTCCGCCAACCGTCCCGTCTGCATTGAGTTTGAACCGCTCAAGGACTGTCGGGTGGTCGCCCG